A part of Paenarthrobacter sp. A20 genomic DNA contains:
- the pdxS gene encoding pyridoxal 5'-phosphate synthase lyase subunit PdxS: MPTRPLLFENIPLTGSSRVKRGMAEMLKGGVIMDVVNVEQARIAEDAGAVAVMALERVPADIRAQGGVSRMSDPDMIDAIIAAVSIPVMAKARIGHFVEAQVLQSLGVDYIDESEVLTPADYINHIDKWNFTVPFVCGATNLGEALRRINEGAAMIRSKGEAGTGDVSNATGHMRKIRSEIAKLAALPEDELYVAAKELQAPYELVKEVAATGKLPVVLFTAGGIATPADAAMMMQLGADGVFVGSGIFKSGNPAERAAAVVNATAYYDDPDVIAKVSRGLGEAMVGINVDDIPQPHRLAERGW, translated from the coding sequence GTGCCTACAAGACCCCTCCTTTTTGAAAACATACCGTTGACGGGCAGCAGCCGCGTTAAGCGGGGCATGGCGGAGATGCTCAAGGGCGGCGTCATCATGGACGTCGTTAACGTCGAGCAGGCCCGCATCGCCGAAGACGCCGGTGCCGTCGCTGTCATGGCGCTCGAGCGTGTCCCGGCCGATATCCGCGCCCAGGGTGGCGTGTCCCGCATGTCGGATCCGGACATGATCGATGCGATCATCGCCGCCGTGTCCATCCCGGTCATGGCCAAGGCCCGCATCGGCCACTTCGTCGAAGCCCAGGTCCTGCAGTCCCTCGGTGTTGACTACATCGACGAGTCCGAGGTCCTGACCCCGGCGGATTACATCAACCACATCGACAAGTGGAACTTCACTGTCCCGTTCGTGTGTGGTGCCACCAACCTTGGTGAGGCTTTGCGCCGCATCAACGAGGGTGCGGCGATGATCCGGTCCAAGGGTGAAGCCGGTACCGGTGATGTTTCCAACGCGACCGGGCACATGCGCAAGATCCGTTCGGAGATCGCCAAGCTCGCAGCACTTCCCGAGGACGAGCTCTACGTTGCGGCCAAGGAGTTGCAGGCCCCGTACGAGCTGGTCAAGGAAGTTGCCGCGACCGGCAAGCTTCCCGTGGTGTTGTTTACCGCCGGCGGCATCGCCACTCCGGCTGATGCTGCGATGATGATGCAGCTCGGCGCTGACGGTGTGTTCGTTGGCTCGGGGATCTTCAAGTCCGGCAACCCGGCAGAGCGCGCCGCCGCAGTCGTCAACGCCACCGCCTACTATGACGATCCTGACGTCATCGCCAAGGTCTCCCGCGGCCTCGGCGAAGCCATGGTGGGCATCAACGTCGACGACATCCCGCAGCCCCACCGCCTCGCAGAACGCGGCTGGTAG
- a CDS encoding glycogen debranching N-terminal domain-containing protein → MAGWNADTAAGPLGSGTVTLVEGSTFCISAANGDIRPDLPQGLFHLDTRILSRWELTINGQTVEPLAAETKEPYRALFAGRVPRSGGYADSPLLVERLREVGAGMLEEITIRNYSKEPAECSITLAVEADFADLFEVKEARITREWKETRRLEGDSLEIRGLWEGLKKGVMIRAEGAGAGAKALGFRTSIPPYGQWSTRISAMPTLDGSAAPFTHPGRGEMSPSDRRRQEWVGKIPVMQIGNRSIEKTLRRSYEDLGALRIQDPAHPDRVVVAAGAPWFMTLFGRDSLWASEMALPVDPSLALGTLRTLADRQGSEVNTATEEEPGKILHEVRLDVSSSLALGGKSAYYGSVDATPLFVAVLGSVSRWGFAKDVISELLPNADRALEWIRDYGDRDGDGFVEYGRPNEHGLINQGWKDSWDGINFADGTIAEPPLALCEVQAYVHGAYMARAWMAYDDGDHTLAAELRERADRLKKKFNEDFWLPDKGYYAVALDKDKRPVDACASNMGHCLWFGLVDEDKAPRVVERLMSPEMFSGWGVRTLASDMGAYNPASYHNGSVWPHDNALIAAGLLRYGFVEEAQRIATALLEAAEFSGGRLPELFCGFAREQFREPVPYPTACSPQAWAAATPIQLITGLMRYDAHISLGGVWLDPVLPESYGDLHISNAPMGSGRITIDVVGSSSRVEGLPEGLTLHRAQRPWITELVERAELRRTEP, encoded by the coding sequence GTGGCTGGATGGAACGCAGACACCGCAGCCGGCCCACTGGGCTCCGGCACCGTAACCCTCGTGGAAGGCTCTACTTTCTGCATCTCTGCAGCCAACGGAGACATCAGGCCTGACCTGCCGCAGGGCCTGTTCCACTTGGACACACGCATCTTGTCCCGCTGGGAGCTGACCATCAACGGCCAGACCGTCGAACCCCTGGCGGCAGAAACCAAAGAGCCGTACCGGGCCCTGTTCGCAGGCCGTGTGCCGCGCTCAGGCGGCTACGCCGACAGTCCCCTGCTCGTAGAACGGCTCCGTGAAGTAGGGGCCGGCATGCTTGAGGAAATCACTATCCGGAACTACTCCAAAGAACCGGCTGAGTGCAGCATCACGCTGGCGGTCGAAGCGGACTTCGCGGATCTCTTTGAAGTGAAGGAAGCCCGGATCACCCGCGAATGGAAGGAAACGCGTCGTTTGGAAGGTGATTCGCTGGAAATCCGCGGGCTGTGGGAGGGGCTGAAGAAGGGCGTGATGATCAGGGCCGAAGGCGCCGGCGCCGGAGCCAAGGCCTTGGGTTTCAGGACGAGCATTCCGCCCTATGGGCAATGGAGTACACGTATCAGCGCGATGCCCACCCTTGACGGGTCGGCAGCTCCCTTCACCCATCCCGGCCGGGGCGAGATGTCCCCCAGTGATCGGCGGAGGCAGGAATGGGTGGGCAAGATCCCGGTGATGCAAATAGGCAACCGGTCCATCGAAAAGACCCTCCGCAGGAGTTACGAGGACTTGGGTGCCCTCCGCATTCAGGATCCGGCGCACCCGGACAGGGTGGTGGTGGCCGCAGGAGCGCCATGGTTCATGACGTTGTTCGGCCGGGACTCCCTCTGGGCGTCAGAGATGGCACTTCCCGTGGATCCATCCCTGGCGTTGGGCACGCTGCGCACCCTGGCTGACCGCCAAGGAAGCGAGGTGAACACCGCTACGGAGGAAGAACCCGGCAAGATCCTGCATGAGGTGAGGCTGGACGTCTCCAGCAGCCTGGCCCTCGGCGGCAAGTCCGCCTACTACGGCAGCGTCGACGCCACTCCCCTTTTTGTCGCTGTCCTGGGTTCGGTCAGCCGTTGGGGCTTCGCCAAGGACGTGATTTCCGAGCTCCTCCCCAACGCGGATCGCGCGCTCGAGTGGATCAGGGACTATGGCGACCGGGATGGCGACGGCTTCGTGGAGTACGGGCGTCCCAACGAGCACGGCCTCATCAACCAGGGCTGGAAAGATTCCTGGGACGGTATCAACTTTGCCGATGGCACCATCGCTGAGCCACCGTTGGCCCTGTGCGAAGTCCAGGCCTACGTACATGGCGCCTACATGGCGCGCGCTTGGATGGCTTACGACGACGGCGACCACACCTTGGCAGCCGAGCTTCGGGAACGCGCGGATCGCCTGAAAAAGAAGTTCAACGAGGACTTCTGGCTCCCGGACAAGGGCTATTACGCGGTGGCCTTGGATAAGGACAAGCGCCCTGTCGACGCCTGCGCGTCAAATATGGGGCACTGCCTGTGGTTTGGCTTGGTGGACGAAGACAAGGCTCCCCGTGTGGTGGAGCGGCTGATGTCTCCGGAAATGTTCAGCGGTTGGGGAGTCCGCACCCTGGCCAGCGACATGGGCGCCTACAACCCGGCCAGCTACCACAATGGCTCGGTCTGGCCGCATGACAATGCGCTGATAGCGGCAGGCTTGCTCCGCTACGGATTCGTGGAGGAAGCGCAGCGCATCGCCACTGCCCTGCTTGAAGCAGCCGAGTTCTCCGGCGGCAGGCTCCCCGAACTGTTCTGCGGGTTTGCGCGCGAACAGTTCAGGGAGCCCGTGCCGTACCCCACGGCATGTTCCCCACAGGCCTGGGCTGCCGCTACTCCCATCCAGCTCATCACCGGACTCATGCGCTACGACGCCCACATTTCCTTGGGCGGCGTCTGGCTGGATCCCGTATTGCCCGAGTCCTACGGTGACCTGCACATCAGCAACGCCCCCATGGGAAGCGGGCGCATCACCATCGACGTGGTCGGTTCTTCCTCCCGGGTTGAGGGGCTTCCGGAAGGTTTGACGCTCCACCGTGCCCAACGGCCGTGGATCACGGAGCTCGTGGAACGGGCAGAGCTGCGGCGTACTGAGCCCTGA
- a CDS encoding LysR family transcriptional regulator yields the protein MIDARLITLRVFARCGTIGATAELTGYSPSAVSAQLRELQRMLGMQLLTKDGRGVRLTATGRFLVEGSDTLIAEWESLRAAAMEAGDQVQSRFGLGGFSTAAAQLLAPLAATLRTTRPLVEVQVLEANPARCFDLLVAERIDLAVIVAMQSDTYVEDDPRFEQTVLLDDPLDVIIPADHPLASRETVTLEELASEPWITEAAGSTYHALFTAAFTAVGVTPRIAHEAVEWETQIAFVGAGLGVGLLPRLAPLHSTENVVRLRISGKGRPSRRIVAAVRRGSIASPLIQESLAILQESAHRILTARPEDDR from the coding sequence ATGATCGATGCGAGGCTCATCACACTTCGGGTGTTTGCCCGGTGCGGCACCATTGGCGCAACCGCGGAGCTCACCGGCTACTCCCCGTCCGCTGTTTCCGCACAGCTGCGGGAGCTCCAGCGCATGCTGGGAATGCAGTTGCTGACCAAGGACGGCCGGGGCGTTCGGCTGACCGCCACGGGCCGTTTTCTCGTGGAGGGCTCGGACACCCTCATTGCCGAGTGGGAAAGCCTGCGCGCGGCAGCCATGGAGGCGGGCGATCAGGTGCAGTCCCGTTTTGGCCTCGGCGGATTCTCGACGGCGGCCGCGCAGCTGCTCGCCCCGCTGGCCGCCACCCTCCGCACCACGCGCCCACTAGTGGAGGTGCAGGTACTCGAGGCCAACCCGGCCCGCTGCTTCGACCTGCTGGTGGCAGAACGAATTGATCTTGCGGTCATCGTCGCCATGCAGTCCGACACCTACGTGGAAGACGATCCTCGCTTCGAACAGACGGTCCTGCTCGACGATCCCCTGGACGTGATCATTCCGGCTGACCATCCCTTGGCCTCGCGGGAAACGGTGACGCTGGAAGAGCTCGCGTCTGAACCATGGATCACCGAAGCCGCCGGCTCCACCTACCACGCCCTTTTCACAGCGGCGTTCACGGCCGTCGGGGTGACGCCGCGGATTGCCCATGAGGCCGTTGAGTGGGAAACCCAGATCGCCTTCGTCGGAGCGGGGCTGGGCGTGGGTCTGCTGCCGCGGTTGGCACCCTTGCATAGCACCGAAAACGTGGTTCGGCTTCGTATCAGCGGCAAAGGCAGGCCCTCACGCCGCATCGTCGCTGCGGTTCGCAGGGGCAGCATCGCCTCGCCCCTCATCCAGGAGTCGCTCGCCATCCTGCAGGAGAGCGCTCATCGGATCCTCACGGCCCGCCCAGAGGATGACCGCTAA
- a CDS encoding ferredoxin reductase: MTELLTETLVQEPHRIRGLEMPWNRVMGSSEGPASAARALGPWHPQEFTAECVEIVAEVGGMMTFVFRRSDGAPLAFRAGQYVNVAFPVNGEDQDPADRSYSLSSAPTRPWTFDITVKRDPTGLVSPWVHQNIKPGTVLEMLGPVGAFHLPDVDRRARYLLLAAGAGITPIMSMVRTIHSLPGQADVVVLYHGAADEGFAFNKELAYIASVDSRIKVFYSLGNRAKPADWEGLSGRLTAAMLDEVAPDANGRQVYACGPEGYLNTATELLGKVGVDDTSIHMEFFTGDRQTILEYQAELAHAADIAEEIAEEIAESAEDYYESQPAAFGLYEPGYDAEGTLQATGLELESAEPDLTGPEAFDGGADAGAEVSTPDASSFETVGTGSLTLSFMRTGINVRVDPSEHILGPAQRAGVRIGANCKEGMCGSCKIVKLSGDVEMNHQGGIRAREIDAGKFLPCCSTALTDMVIDA; the protein is encoded by the coding sequence ATGACCGAACTCCTCACTGAGACGCTGGTCCAGGAGCCACATCGCATTCGCGGCCTTGAAATGCCGTGGAACAGGGTGATGGGAAGCAGCGAGGGACCCGCCAGCGCAGCCCGTGCGTTGGGCCCCTGGCATCCGCAGGAGTTTACGGCCGAATGCGTGGAGATTGTTGCCGAAGTGGGCGGCATGATGACCTTCGTGTTCCGTCGCTCCGATGGTGCACCCCTGGCGTTCCGAGCCGGCCAGTACGTGAACGTGGCCTTCCCTGTGAACGGGGAAGACCAGGACCCGGCGGACCGCAGCTACTCGCTGTCCAGCGCCCCCACCAGGCCGTGGACCTTCGACATCACTGTTAAACGCGATCCGACGGGCCTGGTTTCACCGTGGGTGCACCAGAACATCAAACCCGGCACCGTTTTGGAGATGCTGGGGCCCGTGGGGGCCTTCCACCTGCCCGACGTCGACCGGCGGGCACGGTACCTCCTGCTGGCTGCCGGGGCCGGCATCACCCCCATCATGTCCATGGTTCGGACCATCCATTCCCTCCCTGGACAGGCCGATGTGGTGGTGCTTTATCACGGGGCGGCGGACGAGGGCTTTGCCTTCAACAAGGAACTCGCCTACATCGCCTCCGTGGACTCGCGCATCAAGGTCTTCTACTCCCTGGGCAACCGAGCCAAACCCGCGGACTGGGAAGGGCTGAGTGGAAGGCTCACGGCGGCCATGCTGGATGAGGTGGCTCCGGATGCCAACGGACGGCAGGTCTATGCGTGTGGTCCCGAGGGCTACCTGAACACCGCCACTGAGCTCCTGGGGAAGGTGGGCGTGGACGACACCTCCATCCACATGGAGTTCTTCACCGGAGACCGCCAGACCATCCTTGAATACCAGGCGGAGCTTGCGCATGCGGCGGACATCGCGGAGGAGATCGCCGAGGAAATAGCGGAATCCGCCGAGGATTACTACGAAAGCCAGCCCGCTGCGTTTGGGCTCTACGAGCCAGGCTACGACGCCGAGGGAACCTTGCAGGCGACCGGCCTGGAGCTGGAATCCGCGGAGCCGGACCTGACCGGTCCCGAAGCTTTCGACGGCGGTGCGGATGCGGGAGCGGAGGTCTCAACTCCCGATGCTTCGAGCTTTGAGACAGTGGGAACGGGGAGCCTCACCCTGTCCTTCATGCGCACCGGCATCAATGTGCGCGTGGACCCGTCCGAGCACATCCTGGGCCCGGCCCAGCGTGCCGGCGTCAGGATCGGCGCCAACTGCAAAGAGGGCATGTGTGGCTCCTGCAAGATCGTCAAGCTTTCCGGTGACGTCGAGATGAACCACCAGGGCGGCATCCGGGCACGCGAAATCGACGCTGGAAAGTTCCTGCCCTGCTGCTCAACGGCGCTCACTGACATGGTGATCGACGCTTAG
- a CDS encoding CoA-acylating methylmalonate-semialdehyde dehydrogenase, translating to MVRELSHYVDGQRIDGTSGRFSDVYDPCTGEVQARLPLASADEVRNAVANAEKGQLEWAAMNPQRRGRILLKFVDLVNDNMDELAKLLSSEHGKTFADAKGDIQRGIEVVEFSAGAPHLLKGEFSDNAGQGIDVHSLRQPLGVVAGITPFNFPAMIPLWKSGPALAAGNAFILKPSERDPSVPLRLAELYSEAGVPNGVFNVINGDKEAVDALLEDPRVKAIGFVGSTPIAQYIYATAAAHGKRAQCFGGAKNHMVIMPDADLDMAADALIGAGYGSAGERCMAISVAVPVGQETADALVAKLTERVKDLRVGHSLDKDSDFGPVVAASAKERIEGYIQSGVDEGATLVTDGRGLTVDGYDGGFWVGPTLFDNVTKDMKIYKEEIFGPVLSVLRAADYDEALRLCSEHEFGNGVAIFTRDGDSARDFASRVEVGMVGINVPIPVPIAYYTFGGWKASGFGDLNQHGADAFRFYTKTKTVTSRWPSGIRQGASFVMPAGS from the coding sequence ATGGTGCGCGAGCTTTCACACTACGTAGACGGCCAAAGGATTGACGGCACGTCCGGTCGGTTCAGCGATGTCTACGATCCCTGCACCGGCGAAGTCCAGGCCCGGCTTCCGCTGGCCAGCGCGGACGAGGTCCGCAACGCCGTCGCAAATGCGGAGAAGGGCCAGCTCGAATGGGCGGCCATGAACCCGCAGCGCCGTGGACGCATCCTGCTCAAGTTCGTGGACCTGGTCAACGACAACATGGACGAGCTCGCCAAGCTCCTGTCCTCCGAGCACGGCAAGACGTTCGCCGATGCCAAGGGCGACATCCAGCGCGGCATCGAGGTAGTCGAGTTCTCCGCAGGGGCACCACACCTGCTCAAGGGAGAGTTCTCGGACAACGCGGGGCAGGGCATTGACGTCCACTCACTCCGCCAGCCCTTGGGCGTCGTCGCGGGCATCACGCCCTTCAACTTCCCGGCCATGATCCCGCTGTGGAAGTCGGGCCCCGCGCTCGCCGCCGGAAATGCGTTCATCCTCAAGCCCTCCGAACGGGACCCGTCGGTTCCCCTGCGCCTGGCCGAGCTGTACAGCGAAGCCGGGGTTCCGAACGGCGTCTTCAACGTGATCAACGGCGACAAGGAAGCCGTGGACGCGTTGCTTGAAGATCCGCGCGTCAAGGCAATCGGCTTCGTGGGCTCCACACCGATCGCCCAGTACATCTACGCCACAGCAGCCGCGCACGGCAAGCGCGCGCAGTGCTTTGGCGGCGCGAAGAACCACATGGTGATCATGCCCGACGCCGACCTGGACATGGCCGCCGACGCCCTGATTGGTGCTGGGTATGGTTCGGCGGGCGAGCGCTGCATGGCGATCTCGGTGGCCGTGCCGGTGGGCCAGGAAACCGCCGATGCCTTGGTGGCCAAGCTGACCGAGCGCGTCAAGGACCTGAGGGTGGGCCACAGCCTGGACAAGGACTCGGACTTCGGACCCGTAGTGGCTGCTTCAGCCAAGGAACGGATCGAGGGGTACATCCAATCCGGCGTGGATGAAGGCGCAACGCTGGTTACTGATGGCCGCGGCCTCACCGTGGACGGCTACGACGGCGGTTTCTGGGTTGGTCCTACGCTCTTCGACAATGTCACCAAGGACATGAAGATCTATAAGGAAGAGATCTTCGGCCCTGTCCTCAGCGTGCTGCGCGCGGCTGACTATGACGAAGCGCTCAGGCTCTGCAGCGAGCACGAGTTTGGCAACGGCGTCGCAATTTTCACCCGCGACGGCGACTCCGCCCGGGACTTCGCCAGCCGCGTGGAGGTAGGCATGGTGGGCATCAACGTGCCTATCCCCGTCCCGATCGCGTACTACACGTTCGGTGGTTGGAAGGCGTCCGGCTTCGGCGACCTCAACCAGCACGGCGCCGACGCCTTCCGCTTCTACACCAAGACCAAGACCGTGACATCACGGTGGCCCTCCGGCATCCGACAGGGCGCCAGCTTCGTGATGCCGGCAGGCAGCTAA
- a CDS encoding GntR family transcriptional regulator — translation MAFGTLALAGEDTKKSLADIAYERLRDRLLMLDIKPGDLLNDDQLAKDLEIGRTPVREALKRLELDRLVITYSRRGTFATRVEVTDLAFISEIRAQLEPLAAARAARVASAATKEHLREVMRAVEDFDVDAASVVETLRLDASVHRGIYAAAANPHLEDILIRYDNLATRIWCMVLDRLPDLEHHVREHLDLLRAVIDGDEDQAAELARVHVSGFEQAVRQALFAA, via the coding sequence GTGGCTTTTGGAACTTTGGCATTAGCCGGCGAGGACACGAAGAAGTCCTTGGCCGACATCGCCTATGAACGCCTCCGGGATCGACTCCTGATGTTGGATATCAAACCCGGCGACCTCCTTAACGACGATCAGCTCGCCAAGGACCTGGAGATCGGCCGGACGCCGGTGCGTGAAGCACTGAAACGCCTGGAGCTGGATCGCCTGGTCATTACGTATTCGAGGCGGGGGACGTTTGCCACCCGCGTTGAAGTAACCGACCTCGCCTTTATCTCCGAAATTCGGGCACAGCTGGAACCCCTTGCCGCTGCCAGGGCGGCGCGGGTTGCTTCCGCTGCCACCAAGGAGCACCTGCGCGAAGTGATGCGCGCAGTGGAGGACTTTGACGTTGACGCCGCCTCGGTGGTTGAAACCCTACGGCTTGACGCCAGCGTTCACCGTGGAATCTATGCAGCGGCGGCGAACCCGCACCTCGAAGACATCCTGATTCGCTACGACAATCTGGCAACCCGGATCTGGTGCATGGTTTTGGATCGCTTGCCCGATCTTGAGCACCACGTGCGTGAACACCTGGACTTGCTCAGGGCGGTCATTGACGGTGATGAGGATCAGGCTGCCGAGTTGGCCCGTGTCCACGTCAGCGGCTTCGAGCAGGCCGTGCGCCAGGCGCTTTTCGCGGCTTAG
- a CDS encoding SRPBCC family protein gives MSAPVLPLNSRGKLASSLPAEQLAEISALFEFRRKGFSLDAPFYTDATIFKIDMEAIFGQHWIFAGSVAELPEPGDYITVDYGPYSLIVLRNDDGGVNVLHNVCRHRGARVLTEAAGSTGNLVCGYHSWTYSPEGNLIHASAPGETKFDKGCFGLKRAHSRVVAGLIFVCIADEPPADFDETSKIFEPYLAPHDLSKTKVAYQQNIIEEGNWKLVMENNRECYHCDGHPELACSLFPTWGLTEGLIPAHLEEVWDRNKEAQSSLEERCRRYGLPYEVVEELDTRIAGIRISRESLDGEGESFSADGRRLSKKLLGDLPDFRLGRCSMHLQPNSWFHFQSDHVITFGVFPVNEHQSLVRTTWLVADDAVEGVDYDLEKLTYTWKQTNLQDKAFVELCQTGAGSPAYEPGPYMKSEYQVEAFINWYVQRVQEHLA, from the coding sequence ATGTCTGCTCCAGTCTTGCCCCTCAACTCACGCGGAAAACTCGCCTCATCTTTGCCTGCAGAGCAGCTGGCGGAGATCAGCGCGTTGTTCGAGTTCCGGCGCAAGGGATTTTCCCTCGATGCGCCCTTCTACACCGATGCCACGATCTTCAAGATCGACATGGAAGCCATTTTTGGCCAGCACTGGATCTTTGCCGGCAGCGTCGCCGAGCTGCCGGAGCCAGGCGACTACATCACGGTGGACTACGGGCCCTACTCCCTGATCGTGCTGCGCAATGACGACGGCGGCGTGAACGTCCTGCATAACGTCTGCCGTCACCGTGGCGCCCGCGTCCTGACCGAGGCTGCCGGGTCCACAGGAAACCTGGTGTGCGGCTACCACTCGTGGACGTACTCTCCGGAAGGCAACCTGATCCACGCCTCGGCGCCAGGGGAGACGAAGTTCGACAAAGGCTGCTTCGGCCTCAAGCGCGCCCACAGCCGTGTGGTGGCCGGACTCATCTTCGTCTGCATTGCCGACGAGCCACCAGCCGACTTCGACGAAACCTCAAAGATCTTTGAGCCGTACCTCGCGCCCCACGATCTGTCGAAGACGAAAGTCGCCTACCAGCAGAACATCATTGAGGAGGGCAACTGGAAGCTCGTCATGGAGAACAACCGTGAGTGCTACCACTGCGACGGACACCCGGAGCTCGCCTGTTCCCTCTTCCCCACCTGGGGCCTGACGGAGGGCCTGATCCCCGCCCACCTCGAAGAAGTGTGGGACCGCAACAAGGAGGCACAGTCCTCGCTCGAGGAGCGTTGCCGCCGCTATGGCCTTCCCTACGAAGTGGTGGAGGAGCTGGACACCCGCATCGCCGGAATCCGTATTTCACGCGAATCCCTCGACGGCGAGGGCGAATCGTTCTCGGCCGATGGGCGCAGGCTCTCCAAGAAGCTGCTCGGTGACTTGCCGGACTTCCGCCTTGGCCGCTGCTCCATGCACCTGCAGCCCAACAGCTGGTTCCACTTCCAAAGCGACCACGTCATCACGTTCGGCGTCTTCCCCGTCAACGAGCACCAGTCCTTGGTCCGCACCACCTGGCTGGTAGCGGATGACGCCGTGGAAGGCGTGGACTACGACCTGGAGAAGCTCACCTACACCTGGAAGCAGACCAACCTGCAGGACAAGGCATTCGTGGAGCTGTGCCAGACCGGTGCCGGCAGCCCTGCCTACGAGCCCGGCCCGTACATGAAGAGCGAGTACCAGGTGGAGGCCTTCATCAACTGGTACGTACAGCGCGTCCAGGAGCACTTGGCATGA
- a CDS encoding deoxyribodipyrimidine photo-lyase: MKPSIVWFRDDLRVADNPALRAAVDDGEAVALFVLDEESPGIRAHGGAARWWLHHSLTALRDELDKLGIPLLLRRGAASDVVRKTTTAVGAGALYWNRRYGSAERTVDAGIKAWAGDAGLHVASFQASLLHEPWNVATKTGGQYKVFTPFWRTVSAQDFREPLAVPAKGHGYAGELPGYDELDSWHLLPTDPDWSGGLADMWTPGAAAGHQRLAGFVEKGLSNYSEGRNRPDTDGSSCLSPYLRWGELSPFEVWHALGSKRSDSASIYASELGWREFCWHQYFHNPGLATANLRPEFDRFPWAWPGVAGDGSSGGDGKHPGHESAPEELRAWQQGRTGFPMVDAGQRQLWHTGWMHNRVRMVAASFLVKNLGIHWQLGEQWFWDTLVDADPASNPANWQWVAGSGADASPFFRIFNPEAQRIKFDPQGKYIAHWIPEFGTPGYPEEIVDLKTTRAEALEAYKGMKEVH; encoded by the coding sequence ATGAAACCGTCCATCGTTTGGTTTCGCGACGACCTGCGGGTCGCCGACAACCCGGCCCTGCGTGCCGCCGTCGACGACGGTGAAGCCGTTGCCTTATTCGTCCTCGACGAAGAATCGCCAGGCATCCGCGCCCACGGCGGTGCCGCACGGTGGTGGCTCCACCACTCGCTGACGGCGCTCCGTGATGAGCTGGACAAGCTGGGCATACCGCTGCTGCTCCGCCGCGGAGCGGCCTCTGACGTGGTCCGGAAGACGACGACGGCGGTTGGCGCCGGCGCGCTTTACTGGAACCGCCGGTACGGCTCGGCTGAGCGGACGGTCGACGCCGGAATCAAGGCCTGGGCGGGTGACGCAGGACTGCATGTGGCGAGTTTTCAAGCGTCCCTGCTCCACGAGCCATGGAATGTGGCCACGAAAACGGGCGGGCAATACAAGGTCTTCACTCCTTTCTGGCGGACCGTGTCTGCACAGGATTTCCGCGAGCCGTTGGCTGTGCCCGCAAAGGGCCATGGGTATGCCGGCGAACTGCCGGGGTACGACGAACTGGACTCCTGGCATCTCTTGCCCACCGACCCGGACTGGTCCGGCGGATTGGCCGACATGTGGACGCCGGGGGCTGCTGCCGGGCACCAGCGCCTTGCCGGGTTCGTGGAGAAGGGGCTTTCCAATTACAGCGAGGGGCGGAACCGTCCGGACACCGATGGCAGCAGTTGCCTCTCGCCTTACCTGCGCTGGGGTGAGCTGAGCCCGTTTGAGGTGTGGCATGCCCTGGGTTCCAAAAGGTCGGACAGCGCTTCGATTTACGCTTCCGAGCTGGGCTGGCGTGAATTCTGCTGGCACCAGTACTTCCACAACCCTGGGCTCGCAACGGCTAACCTTCGCCCTGAGTTCGATCGCTTCCCCTGGGCGTGGCCCGGGGTTGCTGGAGACGGAAGCAGTGGTGGCGACGGTAAACACCCCGGCCACGAAAGTGCGCCGGAGGAGCTCCGCGCATGGCAGCAAGGCCGCACCGGCTTCCCCATGGTGGACGCCGGACAACGGCAGCTCTGGCATACGGGGTGGATGCACAACCGTGTCCGCATGGTTGCCGCGAGCTTCCTGGTGAAGAACCTTGGCATCCACTGGCAGCTCGGCGAGCAGTGGTTCTGGGACACCCTGGTGGACGCTGATCCGGCGTCGAACCCCGCCAACTGGCAGTGGGTGGCAGGGTCCGGGGCCGATGCGTCGCCGTTCTTCAGGATCTTCAACCCGGAGGCCCAGCGCATTAAGTTCGATCCCCAGGGAAAATACATTGCCCATTGGATTCCGGAGTTCGGCACACCCGGCTACCCGGAGGAGATCGTGGACCTCAAGACCACCCGGGCGGAAGCGCTGGAGGCGTACAAGGGGATGAAAGAGGTCCATTAG